The Raphanus sativus cultivar WK10039 chromosome 2, ASM80110v3, whole genome shotgun sequence genome includes a region encoding these proteins:
- the LOC108842005 gene encoding sulfite exporter TauE/SafE family protein 5, whose product MKTFFVFLLLLVCALAINANQQEENQPIIISHKILHRVQQWRTSLKESSAQELKLSSAIIVAGVLCFMAALISSAGGIGGGGLFIPIMTIVAGFDLKTASSFSAFMVTGGSIANVISNLFGGKPLLDYDLALLLEPCMLLGVSIGVICNRVLPEWLITVLFAVFLAWSSLKTCRNGVKYWKIESDVARGKGHERPEKGQGETEEDSKSLKAPLLEAQENRNKTKLPWTKLGVLIVVWASFFVIYLLRGNKDGKGIITIKPCGVEYWILLSLQIPLALVFTKLALSRSDSLQERSSNNQKDQEGTTRLDQSTRFMFPVMSFLAGLLGGIFGIGGGMLISPLLLQAGIPPQITAATTSFMVFFSATMSAVQYLLLGMQNTEAAYIFSLICFFASLLGLVLVQKAVAQFGRASIIVFSVGTVMSLSTVLMTSFGALDVWTDYVAGKDMGFKLPC is encoded by the exons atgaagacCTTTTTCgttttccttctccttctcgTTTGTGCTTTGGCGATCAACGCGAATCAACAAGAAGAGAACCAACCAATAATAATATCTCATAAAATTCTCCACAGAGTCCAACAATGGAGAACTTCTTTGAAAGAATCAAGCGCTCAAGAACTCAAGCTATCTTCAGCAATCATCGTGGCTGGAGTGTTATGCTTCATGGCTGCCTTAATATCGAGCGCAGGTGGGATCGGAGGCGGAGGTTTGTTCATTCCAATCATGACTATAGTCGCAGGGTTTGACTTGAAAACAGCTTCAAGCTTCTCTGCTTTCATGGTCACCGGTGGTTCCATTGCGAACGTGATCAGCAATCTCTTTGGTGGTAAACCATTGCTTGACTACGATTTAGCCTTGCTTCTTGAGCCGTGTATGCTTCTCGGAGTGAGCATTGGTGTCATCTGCAACAGAGTTTTGCCTGAGTGGCTCATCACTGTTCTTTTCGCGGTGTTCCTCGCTTGGTCTAGCTTGAAGACATGTAGAAACGGAGTCAAGTATTGGAAAATTGAGTCTGACGTTGCCAGAGGGAAAGGACATGAGAGGCCAGAGAAAGGACAAGGCGAAACAGAGGAGGATAGTAAGTCTCTTAAAGCACCTCTCCTTGAAGCACAAGAGAATAGAAACAAGACAAAGCTTCCGTGGACGAAACTTGGTGTCTTGATCGTTGTTTGGGCGTCTTTCTTTGTCATTTATCTTCTCCGTGGTAACAAAGATGGAAAG GGGATCATAACGATAAAGCCTTGTGGTGTTGAGTATTGGATTCTGCTTTCACTTCAGATACCTCTTGCTTTGGTTTTCACAAAGCTTGCTCTTTCGAGAAGCGATAGTCTCCAAGAAAGATCCTCAAACAATCAG AAAGATCAAGAAGGTACAACAAGACTAGACCAGTCCACACGGTTTATGTTCCCGGTAATGTCATTTTTAGCCGGTTTGTTGGGTGGTATATTCGGTATTGGTGGTGGAATGCTTATAAGCCCTCTTCTCCTTCAAGCTGGGATACCACcacag ATAACAGCAGCAACAACATCATTCATGGTGTTCTTCTCAGCAACAATGTCAGCAGTGCAATACCTGCTACTTGGAATGCAAAACACTGAAGCAGCTTACATTTTCTCCTTGATCTGCTTCTTTGCTTCCCTTCTCGGTCTTGTTTTGGTTCAAAAGGCTGTAGCTCAGTTTGGAAGAGCTTCCATCATAGTGTTCTCTGTTGGAACGGTGATGTCTCTGAGCACAGTCCTTATGACTAGCTTTGGAGCTCTTGATGTATGGACTGATTATGTGGCTGGCAAGGACATGGGGTTCAAGCTGCCATGTTAA
- the LOC108833530 gene encoding cysteine-rich receptor-like protein kinase 27 isoform X2, translated as MILFFIMLSFVLFFLILTFLSTHAQQNVTVHTFCFYEGGNFTSNTSYSINLNRLISSQPDLTPTINGFYNISIDGEVNAIALCRGDLKPNRDCINCITNAAKQLLESCPNVVEADIWLEKCMFRYTSRTILGLMEPVPFYYTSSNVSVTDKEGFSKELGELLDSLGSKIVDAYETKEVKFAAGVKGTIYALAQCTPDLSKSDCRICLSQIFAGVPTCCDGKSGGWWMNPSCYFRFEDHPFFDLSVVSEDKPPLSPPNNDTKRSDQGNGSKTLVFAVIPIVTVVLVLISLFIYLMRRRNKKKTLMEETENEIDSTYSLHFHFETIRVATNEFSLTNKIGEGGFGDVYKGRLQDGKEIAVKRLSIHSGQGNAEFKTEVLLMTKLQHKNLVKLFGFSIKESERLLIYEFILNTSLDRFLFDPIKGKQLDWETRYNIIIGISRGLLYLHEGVEFSIIHRDLKSSNVLLDEQMHPKISDFGMARQYDFDKTQAITRRVVGTYGYMAPEYAMHGRFSVKTDVYSFGVLVLEIISGLEKLG; from the exons atgattctcttcttcattaTGCTTTCCTTTGTGTTGTTCTTTCTAATCTTGACTTTTCTATCGACTCACGCTCAGCAAAACGTCACCGTTCACACCTTTTGCTTCTACGAAGGAGGCAACTTCACATCCAACACTTCATATTCCATTAATCTCAACCGTTTGATCTCTTCTCAACCCGATCTAACTCCAACCATCAACGGCTTCTACAATATCTCCATCGATGGCGAAGTCAACGCCATAGCTTTATGCAGAGGAGATCTCAAACCAAATCGAGATTGCATCAACTGCATAACAAACGCAGCAAAACAGCTCTTAGAAAGCTGTCCAAACGTCGTGGAAGCGGACATATGGCTAGAAAAATGCATGTTTCGTTACACAAGTCGAACTATATTAGGTCTGATGGAGCCAGTTCCTTTTTATTACACATCAAGCAACGTTAGCGTGACGGACAAGGAAGGTTTCAGCAAGGAGTTAGGTGAACTACTGGATTCATTAGGGTCAAAAATAGTGGATGCGTATGAGACCAAAGAGGTTAAGTTTGCAGCAGGAGTGAAAGGGACAATCTATGCCTTGGCTCAGTGTACACCAGATTTGTCTAAATCAGATTGTAGAATCTGTCTTTCACAGATCTTTGCTGGAGTTCCTACTTGTTGTGATGGCAAGTCAGGTGGATGGTGGATGAATCCTAGTTGCTACTTTAGGTTTGAAGATCATCCGTTTTTCGATCTTTCTGTTGTTTCAGAAGACAAACCGCCTCTTTCTCCACCTAACAATGACACCAAAAGAAGTGATCAAG GAAACGGGTCTAAAACTCTAGTCTTTGCAGTGATTCCAATTGTGACTGTTGTTTTAGTTCTTATTTCTCTCTTTATCTACTTAATGAGGAGGAGGAATAAGAAGAAAACTCTAATGGAAGAAACTGAAA ATGAAATAGACAGTACATACTCATTGCATTTTCATTTTGAGACCATAAGAGTAGCAACAAATGAGTTCTCTTTAACGAATAAGATCGGTGAAGGTGGTTTTGGGGATGTCTACAAG GGTCGTCTTCAAGATGGGAAAGAGATAGCCGTGAAAAGGTTATCGATACATTCAGGACAAGGCAATGCCGAGTTTAAGACAGAAGTGCTCCTTATGACTAAGCTCCAACACAAGAATCTTGTTAAACTCTTTGGCTTCTCCATCAAGGAATCTGAAAGACTTCTTATCTATGAGTTTATCCTTAACACAAGTCTTGATCGGTTCTTGTTcg ATCCCATCAAGGGGAAGCAATTAGACTGGGAAACAAGGTACAACATCATCATAGGAATCTCCCGGGGATTGCTTTACCTTCATGAAGGCGTAGAGTTTTCTATAATTCACCGTGATCTCAAGTCCTCAAATGTGCTTTTAGATGAACAAATGCATCCAAAAATATCAGATTTTGGGATGGCAAGACAGTATGATTTCGATAAGACTCAGGCAATAACAAGAAGAGTTGTTGGAACTTA TGGATATATGGCTCCTGAGTATGCAATGCATGGTAGATTCTCTGTGAAAACTGATGTTTACAGCTTCGGTGTTCTTGTTCTTGAGATCATTTCAG gCTTGGAAAAACTGGGTTGA
- the LOC108843128 gene encoding uncharacterized protein LOC108843128, whose product METGGAVPVQETGSGYQKPVSPDGFVTIDVESFTPVFNKDFSSSSPRITLQRSGSRKGSPRSNNNERKLHCDANGNDNETSFPQSPLRGTSTPEKMSSMGSTDNAGSATTTATAVSASPLHQITITTAAATAGNMISDQNRERRFGFARKSSFKRSHTSWLFDPKKVVLFFATLSSMGSILLIIFTLSISKSTPGDMPLE is encoded by the exons ATGGAAACCGGTGGAGCAGTTCCAGTTCAGGAAACCGGGTCCGGATATCAAAAGCCCGTTAGTCCAGATGGGTTTGTGACGATCGATGTCGAAAGTTTCACTCCTGTTTTTAACAAAGACTTTTCTTCTTCAAGTCCCAGAATTACT cttCAGAGAAGTGGTTCGAGGAAAGGGTCTCCAAGAAGCAACAACAACGAGAGAAAACTCCATTGTGACGCAAATGGTAATGACAACGAGACCTCATTTCCTCAGTCCCCACTTAGAG GAACAAGCACGCCGGAAAAGATGAGTTCCATGGGGTCCACGGATAATGCAGGTTCAGCCACAACCACAGCCACCGCTGTTTCAGCCTCGCCACTTCATCAGATCACCATTACCACGGCTGCGGCTACCGCCGGAAATATGATCTCCGATCAAAAtagagaaagaagatttggttTTGCGAGGAAATCGAGTTTTAAACGCTCTCACACATCTTGGTTGTTTGATCCCAAGAAAGTAGTCCTCTTCTTTGCAACTTT GTCAAGCATGGGATCAATCTTGTTAATCATATTTACTCTCTCGATCAGCAAGTCCACTCCCGGAGATATGCCTCTCGaataa
- the LOC108833531 gene encoding putative E3 ubiquitin-protein ligase XBAT35: protein MGQKQSEWELLYQQMSYRNSQGIRALHREGADLECMDRKGRTPLIMACMKDELCDVAKTLIELGANVNDCRPGRHAGTPLHHAAKRGLVNTVELLLSHGANPIVLNDDCQTPLEVARDNGCGSVAGAIERHICLFSGYMCQFYGSDERRSKRVWVVVVPTGSRNLTEPLKLEVVVYDLRLGKHDDQPQTVMPLWNANVAMLIDKEPITNQTETSVMITVYDSTSRWRQILKRRHQLETYIILGPSIKGDEQQLKWFCDACKGIPQPTHPSKFLQTAPSAPPLMSKTPNNNHHSLGETSSSASPPPPPPSSGKASTSGFSSHEGVIVHEPSPSAPPLTDYDVKILEEGPVHYPTIDSTPVDVPSSSPLPASAEGEKKDDGSAGQCSICLDAPPDAVCVPCGHVAGCLSCLTEIKSENWGCPVCRAKIDQIVKLYRV from the exons ATGGGGCAAAAGCAATCGGAATGGGAATTGCTGTATCAGCAAATGAGCTACCGTAACTCTCAAGGCATTCGAGCTCTTCATCGCGAAGGAGCAGACCTCGAG TGCATGGATAGAAAAGGCAGAACGCCTTTGATCATGGCATGCATGAAGGACGAGCTTTGTGACGTCGCCAAGACTTTGATCGAGTTAGGCGCCAATGTTAATGATTGTCGTCCTG GTCGCCATGCAGGGACTCCTCTGCACCATGCTGCTAAAAGAGGTCTTGTGAACACTGTTGAGTTGCTTCTTTCACATGGTG CAAATCCAATTGTTCTCAATGATGATTGTCAGACACCACTTGAGGTCGCTAGAGACAATGGGTGTGGTTCTGTCGCGGGTGCTATTGAG AGACACATCTGCTTGTTCTCTGGTTATATGTGTCAGTTTTACGGCTCTGACGAACGTCGTTCAAAAAGAGT ATGGGTAGTCGTCGTACCAACTGGTTCAAGAAACCTTACGGAGCCTTTGAAGTTGGAAGTGGTTGTATATGATCTTAGGCTG GGTAAACATGATGACCAGCCACAGACAGTGATGCCATTGTGGAACGCAAACGTGGCCATGCTCATTGACAAAGAACCAATAACGAACCAGACTGAAACTTCAGTGATGATCACTGTTTACGACTCCACAAGCCGCTGGAGACAAATACTAAAACGTAGGCATCAATTGG AAACATATATTATACTTGGCCCCTCCATTAAAGGGGACGAACAACAACTTAAATGGTTTTGTGATGCATGTAAAGGAATTCCTCAG CCAACACATCCTTCAAAATTTCTCCAAACAGCACCGTCTGCACCACCACTTATGAGTAAGACACCAAATAACAATCACCATTCATTGGGTGAAACAAGTTCCTCAGCTTCaccacctccacctcctcctTCCTCAGGAAAAGCAAGCACCTCGGGTTTCAGTAGCCATGAAGGTGTTATTGTACATGAACCTTCACCATCAGCTCCTCCATTGACAGACTATGATGTAAAAATCCTAGAGGAAGGTCCAGTTCATTACCCAACAATCGATTCAACACCTGTCGATGtcccatcttcttctcctctaCCAGCTTCAGCGGAGGGTGAAAAGAAAGATGACGGGAGCGCTGGACAGTGTTCTATATGTCTAGACGCTCCACCTGATGCTGTTTGTGTCCCGTGTGGACATGTCGCAGGATGCTTGTCTTGCTTGACTGAAATCAAATCCGAGAATTGGGGATGTCCGGTCTGTCGCGCCAAGATCGACCAGATCGTTAAACTGTACCGTGTCTGA
- the LOC108833530 gene encoding cysteine-rich receptor-like protein kinase 27 isoform X1: MILFFIMLSFVLFFLILTFLSTHAQQNVTVHTFCFYEGGNFTSNTSYSINLNRLISSQPDLTPTINGFYNISIDGEVNAIALCRGDLKPNRDCINCITNAAKQLLESCPNVVEADIWLEKCMFRYTSRTILGLMEPVPFYYTSSNVSVTDKEGFSKELGELLDSLGSKIVDAYETKEVKFAAGVKGTIYALAQCTPDLSKSDCRICLSQIFAGVPTCCDGKSGGWWMNPSCYFRFEDHPFFDLSVVSEDKPPLSPPNNDTKRSDQGNGSKTLVFAVIPIVTVVLVLISLFIYLMRRRNKKKTLMEETENEIDSTYSLHFHFETIRVATNEFSLTNKIGEGGFGDVYKGRLQDGKEIAVKRLSIHSGQGNAEFKTEVLLMTKLQHKNLVKLFGFSIKESERLLIYEFILNTSLDRFLFDPIKGKQLDWETRYNIIIGISRGLLYLHEGVEFSIIHRDLKSSNVLLDEQMHPKISDFGMARQYDFDKTQAITRRVVGTYGYMAPEYAMHGRFSVKTDVYSFGVLVLEIISGKRNSGLGFSEDTDLPTFAWKNWVEGTPMHLIDHVLLESYSKEQSMQCLEIALSCVQENPRRRPTMDSVVSMLSSDSESLQLPKPSQPGFFRRSTSFSVSVNDVSLTDLSAR, translated from the exons atgattctcttcttcattaTGCTTTCCTTTGTGTTGTTCTTTCTAATCTTGACTTTTCTATCGACTCACGCTCAGCAAAACGTCACCGTTCACACCTTTTGCTTCTACGAAGGAGGCAACTTCACATCCAACACTTCATATTCCATTAATCTCAACCGTTTGATCTCTTCTCAACCCGATCTAACTCCAACCATCAACGGCTTCTACAATATCTCCATCGATGGCGAAGTCAACGCCATAGCTTTATGCAGAGGAGATCTCAAACCAAATCGAGATTGCATCAACTGCATAACAAACGCAGCAAAACAGCTCTTAGAAAGCTGTCCAAACGTCGTGGAAGCGGACATATGGCTAGAAAAATGCATGTTTCGTTACACAAGTCGAACTATATTAGGTCTGATGGAGCCAGTTCCTTTTTATTACACATCAAGCAACGTTAGCGTGACGGACAAGGAAGGTTTCAGCAAGGAGTTAGGTGAACTACTGGATTCATTAGGGTCAAAAATAGTGGATGCGTATGAGACCAAAGAGGTTAAGTTTGCAGCAGGAGTGAAAGGGACAATCTATGCCTTGGCTCAGTGTACACCAGATTTGTCTAAATCAGATTGTAGAATCTGTCTTTCACAGATCTTTGCTGGAGTTCCTACTTGTTGTGATGGCAAGTCAGGTGGATGGTGGATGAATCCTAGTTGCTACTTTAGGTTTGAAGATCATCCGTTTTTCGATCTTTCTGTTGTTTCAGAAGACAAACCGCCTCTTTCTCCACCTAACAATGACACCAAAAGAAGTGATCAAG GAAACGGGTCTAAAACTCTAGTCTTTGCAGTGATTCCAATTGTGACTGTTGTTTTAGTTCTTATTTCTCTCTTTATCTACTTAATGAGGAGGAGGAATAAGAAGAAAACTCTAATGGAAGAAACTGAAA ATGAAATAGACAGTACATACTCATTGCATTTTCATTTTGAGACCATAAGAGTAGCAACAAATGAGTTCTCTTTAACGAATAAGATCGGTGAAGGTGGTTTTGGGGATGTCTACAAG GGTCGTCTTCAAGATGGGAAAGAGATAGCCGTGAAAAGGTTATCGATACATTCAGGACAAGGCAATGCCGAGTTTAAGACAGAAGTGCTCCTTATGACTAAGCTCCAACACAAGAATCTTGTTAAACTCTTTGGCTTCTCCATCAAGGAATCTGAAAGACTTCTTATCTATGAGTTTATCCTTAACACAAGTCTTGATCGGTTCTTGTTcg ATCCCATCAAGGGGAAGCAATTAGACTGGGAAACAAGGTACAACATCATCATAGGAATCTCCCGGGGATTGCTTTACCTTCATGAAGGCGTAGAGTTTTCTATAATTCACCGTGATCTCAAGTCCTCAAATGTGCTTTTAGATGAACAAATGCATCCAAAAATATCAGATTTTGGGATGGCAAGACAGTATGATTTCGATAAGACTCAGGCAATAACAAGAAGAGTTGTTGGAACTTA TGGATATATGGCTCCTGAGTATGCAATGCATGGTAGATTCTCTGTGAAAACTGATGTTTACAGCTTCGGTGTTCTTGTTCTTGAGATCATTTCAGGTAAAAGAAACAgtggattagggtttagtgaaGACACAGATCTCCCAACTTTC gCTTGGAAAAACTGGGTTGAAGGAACACCAATGCATCTAATAGATCATGTTCTTTTGGAATCTTACTCTAAGGAACAATCAATGCAATGCCTAGAAATTGCTCTGTCTTGTGTTCAAGAGAATCCTAGAAGAAGACCAACAATGGATTCAGTTGTTTCCATGCTTAGCTCTGACTCTGAGTCTCTCCAACTTCCAAAGCCATCACAGCCTGGTTTCTTCAGAAGATCAACGTCGTTTTCGGTTTCTGTTAATGATGTTTCTCTCACAGATTTGTCGGCACGTTAA